One Nicotiana tomentosiformis chromosome 4, ASM39032v3, whole genome shotgun sequence genomic window carries:
- the LOC108948948 gene encoding uncharacterized protein, with amino-acid sequence MDFSMGEQTFFISGEKSFELINIGDAQIRWYSLIERSSRFTSRISIDENNLRWVCDALKQTSKGRGDLYRRWGRKQQQYLHKVYQNYNIYGRFVRIEVWQGSRKSAVIIPEADYNSDWVDIAEKILRFVGSHNSNGPIRPPSPLLRSYFEAVKIESWPDILIPPSSKVEEVTHPLSRCLIGTFNDPFSNSPSAETIQNWFLGRWKISAGLKVTPIDHNRFLFEFPSRQEAVRISAGNWFWSDRHLHLQWWTPCYGTISVDSFPEVIWVKTFGIPIHAWTSKIFKQIGDQCDGYVGVDADTKSRKHFFWARICIRNSGKQLPAKVRIDWGGLRFEILITTENQPTPIPSSPNTLPSVTVRPAEKVTEDHVGSEISNLVQVSKDMSNVGTISNFKNQPWILHVKGLAAKLKGPVTTTTNIKTHKAKTLGFYNGYYSSGQKQKKYFKRPNNCNTWKVLRNNNDPCLLKGHMTEIKNYFDPMSEEIQASTHMNNEAIGETSHTQFDADDEAEPPTSQLCLLSESAKVSDSESDFSAQSFNDFLSLPWHDRLDLTMQVMDKPTEVETSR; translated from the coding sequence ATGGATTTTTCTATGGGGGAACAAACTTTTTTCATTTCAGGGGAAAAATcttttgaactcatcaacatCGGGGATGCTCAGATTAGGTGGTATTCACTCATCGAAAGAAGTAGTCGTTTCACTAGCAGAATTAGCATCGACGAGAATAATCTACGATGGGTATGTGACGCTTTGAAGCAAACATCAAAGGGGAGAGGAGATCTTTACAGAAGATGGGGGaggaaacaacaacaatatcttCACAAAGTCTATCAGAATTACAATATCTATGGCAGATTTGTAAGAATAGAAGTGTGGCAAGGAAGCAGAAAATCAGCGGTGATTATTCCGGAAGCAGATTATAATAGTGATTGGGTTGATATTGCTGAAAAAATCCTCCGATTTGTAGGAAGCCACAACAGTAATGGCCCTATACGACCACCATCTCCATTACTTAGGAGCTATTTCGAAGCTGTAAAGATTGAGAGCTGGCCAGACATTCTGATCCCACCATCTTCAAAGGTTGAAGAAGTTACACACCCACTCTCTAGATGTCTAATTGGAACTTTCAACGACCCATTCAGCAATAGCCCAAGCGCAGAAACCATTCAGAATTGGTTCCTTGGCAGATGGAAAATCAGTGCAGGACTTAAAGTTACCCCCATAGACCACAATCGTTTCCTATTTGAGTTCCCATCAAGACAAGAGGCTGTTAGAATCAGTGCAGGGAATTGGTTCTGGAGCGATCGACATTTACATTTACAATGGTGGACGCCGTGTTATGGAACTATTTCTGTTGATAGCTTCCCAGAAGTTATATGGGTGAAAACTTTCGGGATCCCCATCCATGCTTGGACATCTAAAATCTTCAAACAAATTGGAGATCAGTGCGACGGCTATGTTGGAGTAGATGCAGATACAAAGAGCAGAAAGCATTTTTTCTGGGCTCGAATTTGCATCAGGAACTCTGGCAAGCAACTTCCGGCGAAGGTTAGAATAGATTGGGGAGGTTTGAGATTTGAAATCTTGATAACAACGGAGAACCAACCAACTCCAATACCTAGCAGTCCAAACACATTACCCTCTGTAACAGTGAGGCCAGCAGAAAAGGTAACAGAGGATCATGTGGGCTCTGAGATTTCGAATCTTGTGCAGGTCAGCAAGGATATGTCTAATGTAGGGACCATCTCCAACTTTAAAAATCAGCCTTGGATTTTACATGTGAAGGGGCTAGCTGCAAAATTAAAAGGTCCAGTTACAACTACTACAAATATTAAGACCCATAAAGCCAAAACATTGGGCTTTTATAATGGGTACTATTCAAGTGGGCAAAAGCAGAAGAAATATTTTAAAAGGCCCAACAACTGTAATACATGGAAGGTGCTAAGGAATAATAATGACCCGTGTCTTCTAAAGGGTCATATGACAGAGATTAAAAATTATTTCGACCCTATGTCTGAGGAGATCCAAGCTTCCACTCACATGAACAATGAAGCAATAGGTGAAACATCTCACACCCAATTCGATGCAGATGATGAAGCTGAGCCACCCACTTCGCAATTATGTTTGCTCTCAGAATCAGCTAAGGTAAGTGACTCGGAATCAGACTTCTCCGCTCAGTCTTTCAATGACTTTCTCTCTCTCCCATGGCATGATCGACTGGATCTTACCATGCAAGTGATGGACAAACCAACAGAGGTCGAAACATCAAGGTAA
- the LOC104118688 gene encoding protein S-acyltransferase 8-like, whose amino-acid sequence MAKRVYQVWKGSNYFFLGGRLIFGPDAKSLLITLLLIIVPVTVFCVFVARHLRHEFSSYNAGYAILAVAIIFTIHVLVLLLLTSARDPGIVPRNSHQPEEVFRCDTSASVEIGGRQTPSLQFPRTKEVTVNGMPVRVKYCDTCMLYRPPRCSHCSICNNCVERFDHHCPWVGQCIGLRNYRFFFCFVSSAMLLCIYVFAICALYIKVLMDNDQGTVWKAMKESPASVILMAYCFISLWFVGGLTGFHFYLISTNQTTYENFRYRAENRINVYDLGCLNNFMEVFCTKVKPSRNNFRGYVQEEEPQPPLPTTREAEVEMGEDQRVKVEDDLDIGGDLLKISQRHSIEDIEADIRSRGSDVPYHNSSEADSIHGSDRRAPNVQSDTRHSSWGRRSGSWEIASEVLGTKTNVPESRSYNASREPYQ is encoded by the exons TATTTTTTTCTAGGTGGCAGGTTGATTTTTGGGCCAGATGCAAAGTCATTGCTTATAACCTTATTGCTTATCATAGTACCCGTCACTGTTTTCTGTGTTTTTGTCGCAAGGCATCTGCGCCATGAGTTTTCATCGTACAATGCAGGATATGCTATTTTGGCAGTAGCAATTATTTTCACTATCCAT GTATTGGTGCTGCTGCTTCTTACATCAGCTAGAGATCCAGGTATTGTTCCACGTAATTCTCATCAGCCAGAGGAAGTATTCCGTTGTGACACTTCTGCATCAGTAGAGATTGGTGGAAGACAAACGCCTAGCCTTCAATTTCCCCGAACAAAAGAAGTAACTGTTAATGGGATGCCAGTGAGAGTGAAATACTGTGATACCTGCATGTTATATCGCCCTCCACGTTGTTCGCACTGTTCCATCTGTAACAATTGTGTGGAGCGATTTGATCACCACTGCCCATGGGTGGGCCAGTGCATTGGATTG CGCAACTACCGGTTTTTCTTCTGCTTTGTCTCTTCTGCTATGCTGCTGTGCATCTATGTGTTTGCAATATGTGCTCTGTACATCAAGGTGCTAATGGATAATGATCAAGGCACAGTCTGGAAGGCAATGAAAGAGTCGCCAGCATCTGTCATTCTAATGGCTTATTGTTTTATTTCCCTGTGGTTTGTTGGTGGACTCACCGGCTTTCACTTCTATCTAATAAGTACCAATCAG ACGACCTATGAGAATTTCCGGTATAGAGCAGAAAACAGGATCAATGTCTATGACCTTGGTTGTTTGAACAACTTCATGGAAGTATTTTGCACAAAAGTAAAACCGTCACGGAACAACTTCCGAGGTTATGTACAAGAGGAAGAACCACAGCCACCTTTGCCTACTACCAGGGAAGCTGAAGTTGAAATGGGTGAGGATCAACGAGTGAAGGTAGAAGATGATCTCGATATTGGTGGAGACCTTCTAAAGATCTCACAGCGTCATAGTATTGAAGATATTGAAGCAGATATACGTAGCCGAGGGAGTGATGTGCCCTATCATAATTCATCTGAGGCTGATTCAATTCATGGGTCAGATAGGCGAGCTCCCAACGTGCAATCAGACACGCGTCACTCGAGCTGGGGAAGGAGAAGTGGGAGCTGGGAAATCGCATCAGAGGTCCTTGGCACGAAAACCAACGTCCCCGAGAGCAGGAGCTACAATGCTTCGCGGGAGCCTTATCAATGA